In Aspergillus nidulans FGSC A4 chromosome IV, a single window of DNA contains:
- a CDS encoding uncharacterized protein (transcript_id=CADANIAT00000909) — protein MACPITVSKFVGTISLGLLTGLSYSASTIAVPSLSLLSTSTNASKSLAEVKRLNRKHGLRLANISNICLLLAYSISPRHRKHPYLLWMTLMSTVGTYGVDYWFHRQSGFKAWVCSVVNDTGYSCLLGKKSQKKEDDIVVVEAEEKGDINGEAVRREMETERRLQGVRAVFAGLALSMGIVGLWGDRRP, from the exons ATGGCCTGCCCGATCACCGTCTCCAAATTCGTCGGGACCATCTCCCTCGGCCTGTTAACA GGCCTCTCATACTCCGCGTCTACTATCGCCGTTCCCTCCCTCAGTCTCCTCTCTACTTCGACAAATGCGTCCAAGTCCCTGGCCGAAGTCAAGCGCCTTAACCGTAAGCACGGCCTGCGCCTCGCCAACATCTCCAACatctgcctcctcctcgcgTACAGCATCTCGCCACGACACAGAAAACATCCATACTTGCTCTGGATGACGCTGATGTCTACGGTTGGCACCTACGGCGTCGACTACTGGTTCCACCGACAGAGTGGCTTTAAGGCTTGGGTGTGCAGTGTCGTGAATGATACGGGATATTCATGTCTACTGGGCAAGAAGTctcagaagaaggaagacgaCATTGTTGTCGTTGAGGCCGAGGAGAAAGGTGATATCAACGGGGAGGCTGTGCGGAGGGAAATGGAGACGGAGCGCCGCCTACAGGGTGTCAGGGCGGTGTTTGCCGGCCTTGCGTTGTCGATGGGCATTGTTGGACTCTGGGGCGATCGCCGTCCTTAA